The Oscillospiraceae bacterium genomic interval AATTCTTTTGTTTTAATAATATAACAAAAAAATATCATTGTCAACAAAAAGGTAAAAATATTCCAAGTTTCTGTAAATATATACATAGTAAATAAGCGTAAAAAAAATTATAATAATGATATATGGTGTGTTATAAGGTTCATTTTTGTAATTAAAATAATTATATATCTTAAATATTCTAATTTGATAACAGCTATAAATCAAAGCAAGTGCTTTAAGATTTTAGGAGGAAAAATGTATAACGTAATAGATTTCGGGGCAAAAAATGATGGGATAACAAATTCGACTTTTGCTTTTAAGGCAGCAGTTGATAAGTGTGTTGAAGATGGTGGAGGAGTAGTATACATTCCTCACGGTACATATGTATTAGCATCCATTCAGGTTTTTAGCAATATACATTTTGTTTTTGAACCTGGTGTGAAAATTTTGGGAAGCCTTAATCCGGATGACTTTGACCCAAGAGAAGATATTGACTATCCTCTCTATCAGGATTATTCACACTCGTATTTCCATCGTGCAATGTTTTGGGCAGAGGATGCAGAAAATGTGTCGTTTAGCGGGCTTGGTACAATTGATATGCGAGAAGTATGGGAAAATGTTCCGGCAGAAGGCGAAGCTGAGTGGCGTAGTGGTCGTGCTATTAAGATTTTTTCATTTAAAAATTGTAATCATATTGATATATCTGATTTAAAATTATATAACGCTACCGACCTTGCAGTTTATCTGGCAGGTTGTGAAGATGTGAAAATTACCAGATTGACACTTCATGTAAATATTGATGGAATAAGCCCTGATTGTTGTAAAAATGTGATTATATCTGATTGTCATGTTGTATCAGGGGATGACGGTATAGTGCTAAAAAGCTCGTACACATTAAATAAAATAAAGCTGTGTGAAAATATCGTTATAACAAATTGTATTATTTCTTCTAGAATGTGCGCAATTAAACTTGGAACCGAAACAAATGGTGGATTTAAAAATATTTCAATATCAAATTGTTCAATATATGATACATGTTACACAGGATTAGCTATAGAGATAGCAGACGGTGGTGAAATTGACGGGATTACTGTTACAGGGCTGACCATGAAAAATGTTGGTACTCCATTTATTATAATGCTCACTGATAGAAGGCGAGCACCTGAAGGAGCTACTATCGGGAAAATAAAGAATGTAATCATTGACAATTTAGTAGCTACAGGGCCTTATGAATATATATATCCTATTCGATATACATCGTCGGTTTCTTATGAAGAGTTACATAATAAACCTTTGGTTATTTCTTCGAGTGTTGTGGGACAGCCTGATGAAAAATTAGAAAATATCAGTTTGTCAAATATATATATAACAGTACCTGGTGGAGGAAAGGAAGAAGATAGCAAGATTATTGTTCCTGAAAACCCGAAAGGAATACCTTCATCGTTGACGCATGGCCTTGTGTTACCTGCAAGTGGAATATTTTTCCGACATGCAAAAAATGTTTCTCTTAGAAATATTAACATTTTTACAATTGATGATGATTTAAGAGAAGAAATGGTATTTGATGATGTTGAAAATCTGAAAATATATAATTAGAACGATGTGAATTAGATATAGGAGGAAACATGAATATAAAACCAGTAGATGACAAAACCTTGCTCGAAGCGATTGAAGATTTAGGCAATTTTTTTAATATTCCTGATTGTTATACTGTATATGCCCAAAAAGGCGAAAAACTTACTATCAAATATAAGGAAAAAAATATCTATATAACCTATTTACATAGATCATCTTTTTTAAGAGCATTAACTTTAGTCTCACTTGCTTTTTTGAAAAATGAATTTAAGGATACTGAAGAAACCATTTATTTTAATGAGTGCGGAGTTATGCTTGATTTATCAAGAAACGGTGTTATGACAGTAGATGCAATAAAAAGATATGCAACTTCCATGGCTCTTATGGGGCTTAATCAACTTTATATGTATATGGAAGATACTTACGAGGTTGAAGGATATCCTTATTTTGGTTATATGAGAGGAAGATACACATATAGCGAACTTAAAGAAATTGATGATTATTGTTATAAAATCGGAATTGAGGTTATACCTCATATTCAGGTTTTAGGGCATATGGAGCAATATCTTAAGTGGGATGAAGGAATTAAGTACAGAGATACGGTTAACATACTTCTTTCTGATGACGAAGATACCTATGATTTTATAAAAGCACTTATAAAAAATGCTTCCAAACCTTTCAGAACAAAGAAAATTCATCTTGGAATGGACGAAGCGGGATATCTTGGCACGGGCGTTTATTATAAAAAGCACGGTCCCTGTGACAGAAAAGAAATTTTATTAAAGCATCTTAAAAGGGTTTGCAAAATAGCCGAAAACGAAGGACTTACGCCGGTTATTTACGGGGATACAATATATTCGGTAACACAAGGCGGAGGTGCTACAGGCGAAGGCGAGGAAAGAGAACTTAATGCTGATGTTATAAGTGAACTTCCCAAAAATTTAATTCCAGTTTACTGGAATTATTATTCTGAAGATTATAATGTGTATGAAAAAATTCTAAAGAGTTATAAGAAAATAAGTGATGACCTTATTTTCTGGGGAGGAATCTGGAACTGGCTCGGATTTGTAAATGATGGGATAATGACAGAGAGACTTTCAGAACCTGCTTTAAGAGCCTGTAAAAACATAGGGATAAAAACAGTGATAGGCAGTATCTGGGCAGATGACGGGAACGAAAGTAATCATTTTTATAGCCTACAGGGAGCAATGTACTATGCTGAGCAGATGTATAACGAAACTGTCGATTATAAAAAAATGGAAGAACTTTTCTCATACATAGTTAAAACTGACTATCAGGCTTTTATGGATATGTCACTTTTCCATAACGATTATGATAATTTTAATGATTATAAAACATATCACGACAGATATTTCGGCAAAAGATATTTCTGGGCGGATATTCTCATAGGGCTTTTAGATGAAGATTTAAATAAAAAACCGATGTCAGAATATTATAAAAATCTTTCCGTAATATACAAAAATTATGTTGATAAAAAAGATTTATGGTTTGATAAGCATTTGATGGTATATGAATTTATAAACACACTTTCAAAGAAATGCTATATCCTTGAAAATCTAAAAAAAGCCTATGACAACAAAGATGTAAGGACGCTGAAGGTTCTATGCGATGAGGAACTTCCGAAACTTAAAAAAATGTATGAAAATACCGCCATGCTTCATGAAAAAGAATGGCGTAAAGATTATAAACCATTCGGATTTGAAGTTCTTGATGCGAGATATGGAATGATATTAAAGCGAATTGACACTGCGATTAAAATATTAAAAGATTATCTTAATAACAAAACAAATGTTATATATGAACTTGAAGAAAAAAGACTTCTTCACAGATGTGAAGGCAGGCAAAGACGGTATAAAGGCATATTTACCGCTTCGGATATTATATGAAACTGTTTTTTGAAATTGTTAAATACGAAAGGAACTAATTATATGTCAGTAAAAAGAGAAAAAATGAGAGTTGCAATAGTTGGCTGTGGAAGTTTCGCCAATAATTTTGTACCGCTTTTTAAGGCCCATCCTGTAGTGGAAAAAGTATATGTATGCGATGTTTTAAAAGAAAGAGCGAGAGAATATGCTTTGAAATATGAAGTTGAAACTATAGATAGTTTTGAAGATGTGCTTAATTCAGAGGAAGTAAATGCAGTCGCTATCTTTACTCAAAGATATATGCATGGTGAAATGGTAATTAAAGCATTGAAAGCAGGAAAGCATGTTTACAGTGCGGTTCCATGTTCTGTTAACATTGATGAAATTATAGAAATAGAAAAACTTGTTCGTGAAACGAGATTGACATATTCAATGGGAGAAACAGGATTTTATCGTGCAGCTGCAATTTTCATAAGAAAGGAAATGGCTAAGAATACATTTGGTAAATTCTGTTATGGAGAAGCACACTATAATCACGATTTAAGGAATATGATTACACCATTTACTCATTCAGGCGGAAATGATTGGAAAAAATATGCGGGTATTCCTCCGATGTATTATCCTACTCACTCTACTGCTATGGTTTTAAGCGCAATGCCTGGTGTATATGCCACTAAGGTGACTGCTTTAGGATGTAAGGTTGAACCTATTGACGGAGTATATGGAGAAAATGGAGAAAATTTTTATAACAATCCATTTTCTAACACAACAATGCTCTTAGAACTGTCAAATGGTGGCATAGCACGAATTAGTGAAAACAGATGTGTTGGTTGGAGAGCACCTGAAACTTATGTTTCTCAGTTTTACGGAACAGACGGCGGATATGAATTTTCGGTCGCAAAGCACCATCTTGCTGTATGGAATAAAGATGATGTGGCAAAAAATACCCACGACCCTATAAGAGTTGTTATGAAAGATGTAACAAAAGAACTTATGCCAAAGAGTGTATATGAAGAAATATGCAGTGATTATGATAAAGCAATACAAAGTATTGCGGACGGCGCAGGGTATAATGATGTATC includes:
- a CDS encoding beta-N-acetylhexosaminidase translates to MNIKPVDDKTLLEAIEDLGNFFNIPDCYTVYAQKGEKLTIKYKEKNIYITYLHRSSFLRALTLVSLAFLKNEFKDTEETIYFNECGVMLDLSRNGVMTVDAIKRYATSMALMGLNQLYMYMEDTYEVEGYPYFGYMRGRYTYSELKEIDDYCYKIGIEVIPHIQVLGHMEQYLKWDEGIKYRDTVNILLSDDEDTYDFIKALIKNASKPFRTKKIHLGMDEAGYLGTGVYYKKHGPCDRKEILLKHLKRVCKIAENEGLTPVIYGDTIYSVTQGGGATGEGEERELNADVISELPKNLIPVYWNYYSEDYNVYEKILKSYKKISDDLIFWGGIWNWLGFVNDGIMTERLSEPALRACKNIGIKTVIGSIWADDGNESNHFYSLQGAMYYAEQMYNETVDYKKMEELFSYIVKTDYQAFMDMSLFHNDYDNFNDYKTYHDRYFGKRYFWADILIGLLDEDLNKKPMSEYYKNLSVIYKNYVDKKDLWFDKHLMVYEFINTLSKKCYILENLKKAYDNKDVRTLKVLCDEELPKLKKMYENTAMLHEKEWRKDYKPFGFEVLDARYGMILKRIDTAIKILKDYLNNKTNVIYELEEKRLLHRCEGRQRRYKGIFTASDII
- a CDS encoding Gfo/Idh/MocA family oxidoreductase, producing MSVKREKMRVAIVGCGSFANNFVPLFKAHPVVEKVYVCDVLKERAREYALKYEVETIDSFEDVLNSEEVNAVAIFTQRYMHGEMVIKALKAGKHVYSAVPCSVNIDEIIEIEKLVRETRLTYSMGETGFYRAAAIFIRKEMAKNTFGKFCYGEAHYNHDLRNMITPFTHSGGNDWKKYAGIPPMYYPTHSTAMVLSAMPGVYATKVTALGCKVEPIDGVYGENGENFYNNPFSNTTMLLELSNGGIARISENRCVGWRAPETYVSQFYGTDGGYEFSVAKHHLAVWNKDDVAKNTHDPIRVVMKDVTKELMPKSVYEEICSDYDKAIQSIADGAGYNDVSPIQPVERLPKEFKDIHNGHNGTHHFLIDDFCRAYETRKLSPTNIWEVARWNIPGLLAHQSALQGGKPIDVIDLGNPPEDWEVLSWEF